The sequence ACAGCCCCAAACTTTCTCGAGTCATTGGAATCATACACATTATCTCCCTCGATCCAAATATGGCCCTTAGGAACCTAAAAACATAAAGCAACAAATTCCCAAACTTAAGCATGAACCTCAAGCAAATTATCAAACACAAACCTAGCCACAATCTCAACAATCCAgattcaagaaaagaaaccaAAAACCCATTAAAGAAAATACCATAATAGTATTGCTCGCATCACTGTTCTTGGGATCAACAATGTAAGTGACTGAATCACCCTCAATGCCCATAACACGCTTGGTGACAATTCTTTTAGGATTAACAGGGGACCTTACAAGAACGATATCACCAGGACCCACCTTCCCAAACTGAGGGGAGATTCTCTCAGCCAGTACCAGGTCTCCGGTGAGATTAAGGGTAGGGAGCATGCTGGGGCCATAGGTCTGAGAGGCAGCGTATCAAAAATTCAAGCTCAATTGCAACTGTAATTACTATTACTGGTATGCAAAATAGCAACAATAATGATAAACTAACTTACAAGAGCAGCAGTGCAGAGATAGGTGTCGGTGACGTGGAGAAAGCACAGGAATTTGGCTACTaatattgattgatttagtGCTTCCTTCGCAAAGCTTTTCCATTGTGCTAGATTTCTCATgctctgtttttttttttttttcagctTGCTGTTGTTGTGTAAATCTTGTTTAGCAATAAATGGtagataatttaaatttgttataCATTATGTAAATACttctttttctgaaaaaaaaattcaaatgaatATTTCTTCTAATActatttattgattattttttgtcGCCAAAAGTAGATGAAAAGCAGCTTTAGCGAATTGTTtctatagaaaaatataaaataaaaataattaaaagttaaaattactAAGAACAAAATTCTTATTTCTTGAACCAACATTactttttaaagattttttacCAAATCCTTAAAGCTAAATtcgttaaaaaaaattaaagaaggaaaatacaataattttttgttttatctgAATCATGTATCTACCTCACCATTaaagtatattaaaaaaattgttatatttatccaACAAGGTTGCCACATCGAATTCAACACAGGCAATTGACACAATTTCCAAAAATCGaatataattgaaatgaaatctTCATATCAGggtaaaattatcaaaactGAAAGTTTGATAAGAATTTCATAGAAGTCAAAAAGTTTTGGGTTTTGTTAGTAATTAAGCCTCAACCAATGAGAGAAAAGGAACAAATTTGACTTGTAAATTAACATAATGAACTCCTTAATCTTGATATCAGCATCCTTATGACATTCACTCATAAATAATTCCTTTAACTGTTCCAATTTTCTTTCATAGTTTTCAACAAATCACTTGCAATCCTAGACATGAATCAGAAAATGGAGAGACTTCTCAATCTGGGGGTTATTGATGGCTTGTTTtttttctaacaaaaataTGATTAGTTAATTGTGGAAATAAAAATCACAATTTATGGACTATTATGatcataaaatttcaattgtaGCTAATTCATAATGAATTCACTGATATGTTTATGTTATACATTCACTTAAATATGATTATAATGTTTAGTAAAAGAACACTTaggattgaaataaatactatatatatataaagctaCTATATCAGGAAGAATCAATATATGCAAACAAAACTAacaaagaatatattttataaatgctTAATCACAGATTTTCtcttttacaaaaagaaaaaaaaaaaaaaaaaaaaagcaaacgccgaaatgaaagaaaagcaTATATGCCTTCAATTGACAATTGCTAATGCTCTACCTAATctacaaagaaaaagaatcacaagatcaaaaaataaactatgcagcagaaattattaaactaatgGCATAAGAATTACTTCTTTAACTACAATCAAGAAACAACTAAAAGCCAACTAAAGGAAGCAAGGGTGGAGGCGATGGGAGATATGGAGGGGAAAAAGACCTGGATTCAGAAGAGGCAGCAAGGGCGGAGCCGACTGCAGCAAGGGCGGAGCCGACTGCAGCAAGGGCGACGGCGACGGTAAAAAGGGTTTGTGAGGGTGGAGGCTGTGAGGTTTagatgaaattataattaggGTTTCTATCTAATATTGGAATTTgtgttatattttcttttaatttgtttatcaaAACTTGGTAGTGTTGATTAAAACTATATGGTTATcgttttaagatttaaatatttatattagtattattaatgcttgattttaatactaaaaataaaattaattagttaaaatttaaattttattacataTAACAAAATGTATGagattttttatatcatattaattcgTTAAATgacatattattaataaaaatttatttaataaaatatgatcAATGTCATATTAACACtatataatcataaattaataatactaatagaTTAGATtgattactataataatattttttaacgatatttagtttctttttcctttggTCTATAagtgatataatttttttaaactcaagtgatattttatttactaacaaaaaggttttataatattctttcatattttaataaatatcatatgGATAAAACGTTAATAGTTGTAATGATTAATGTCATTGTgctgattttattaaaaaaaattaatgaaaaattatattaattaattagaaaagacgttgttaataaaaaattattttaaaagatatagttaatattattatcagcactacataattataaattataaatattaatagtttggatattgataataatatttttttaatgataatatattattttagtaataaaataaattttaattttacttagaataaaattcataattttatttttcattattttactCAATACAtactcttttatatatatatatatatatatatatatatatatatatatatatatatatatatgtcgtgttaataaaaatttctaaaatgaCCTAGCCGTAGAATGACtgtttttatagaaaatataaagttaaaatctcataagaaataaaataataaataatattttttaacagaTATAAGAAGGTAGGATAGTCGCGGATATCTTATACCCATATCCGTTTATGTAATCGAGTTCTTAATGGGTATAAAAGGATAGGGTACATATAAGTACCTTATATCCGTTTATATAATCGAATTTGGATAATAAGTGTCCGCGTGTTTAAATCCGGACGCGA comes from Ricinus communis isolate WT05 ecotype wild-type chromosome 5, ASM1957865v1, whole genome shotgun sequence and encodes:
- the LOC8267215 gene encoding mitochondrial inner membrane protease subunit 1 — encoded protein: MRNLAQWKSFAKEALNQSILVAKFLCFLHVTDTYLCTAALTYGPSMLPTLNLTGDLVLAERISPQFGKVGPGDIVLVRSPVNPKRIVTKRVMGIEGDSVTYIVDPKNSDASNTIMVPKGHIWIEGDNVYDSNDSRKFGAVPYGLLHAKVFWRVWPPKDFGSL